The genomic stretch TCCGAAGGTCGTGCCAAGTAAATTTCATCTTCAGAACTTTGCCGCAATGGCACCGGACCAAACCAGGAATGTAAATAGTAATAACTCAACGCCCTGATAAACCTCGCCTCGGCAGCATAGGTTTGTTTCAGCTCATCACCGATATTTGCAGATTTCACGTTTTCGAGCACGACATTCGCATTTCGAATGGCCCGATAAGGCTTCAGCCACATATCACCGTACATCCAACCTACTGATGCATCCCAGGTAAAATCGATCATCAGGACAGCGGTACGGTTTTCGCCTCCACCGGTCTCCCACTCGATATCAGTACACCACTCTTCGATATTGCGCACACTGTGGTGGGAATATCCGTTCAGATAACCTTCGGCATATGCGGCATCCAAGGTCGATTTGATTCCCTCTTGGGTGGTCAAGTAGTTTTCCGGGGCCATTTGGGAAAACAGTTCCTCATCCAACATACCTGAACAGGCGCACATCAATCCCAAGCACAATGCGATCAGTTTATACTTTAGTATTTTTATAGTTTTCATGTCCTTTTCTGTTTAAAATCCAAGTTTTACACCTAACAAAAACGAAGTTGCGGTAGGATAGGCATTGTAATCAATCCTGATATTGGCATTACCATTGGGATTGACTGCCGGATCCACTCCATCATAATCGGTAATGGTCAACAGGTTGGTTCCTGTTATATACACCTGTGCATTGCGAAATGTACTGCTCTGCATCGGAATGGTGTAATTTAGCGTAAGGGTATTTAACCGTAGATAGGAAGCATCCTGAATAGTGTAGGAGTTGACTTCCTTTTGTCCCTGAGCCGTTGGATTGACAAAAGACGGGTATTCATTGGATGGATTTTCGGGTGTCCATCTATTGAGATAAGGCTCCGCAAACTTATTTCTTCTAAAGTTGATCGGGAAATAGGTGTCCACAAGGTTATTGTTCAGCATGCTGATGCCGTGCACTCCTTCGAAGAATACATACAGGCTAAATCCTTTGTATTCGAAGGTATTGGCAATAGAATAGGTGAAATCCGGAAAGGAATTCCCCAACACCTCTCTATCGTCCGCATTGACCGTTTGGTCACCATTGATATCGCGGAATTTCATATCTCCAGGCACCACGTTATCGGTCGTTTGGTCAAAGTCGTCGCCTTCCTGCCAAACACCATCTACTTGGTAGCCATAAAAGGAATACATGGGCAATCCTTCTTTGATCATCCAAATCTGATTGGCAAAACCCGCACTTCCACCGATAATCTGATCCACGCCTCCAAGGCTCGTGACCTCATTTTTCACAGTAGCCAGATTAAGTGTTGTGGTCCAGGTAAATTCCCCATCAAAATTTACCGAAGTAATAGCTGCTTCGATACCTGAATTTTTTACACTTCCGATATTGGTGATCCTATTGGTATATCCTGTAGAAGTAGGGATAGGCAGGTAGAGGAGCATATCATAGGTGTTTTTAACGAAATAGTCCAGGCTACCAAAAACCCGATCCCTAAAAAGTCCAAAGTCCAATCCAATATCCCATTGCTCTGTGGTCTCCCACTTCAGGTCGGGATTGGGAATACGGGCAGGCTGGGTGGTGGATACTTTTTGATCATCAAAAACAGCATCCGGCCCGGGCACAAAAGTACTGATGGAAAGATAATTACCGATTTCCTGGTTACCGGTCTGACCCCAACTGGCCCGAAATTTAAAAGTACTTAATGCTTCCAAATCCTGCATAAAAGATTCCTCTTTCACTTTCCAGGCAAAAGCACCAGATGGGAAATAGCCGTATTTGTTATTTTCACCAAACCTCGATGAACCATCTATCCGTAGCGTTCCAGTAAATAAATATTTATCCTTCAACGTGTAGTTTACCCTACCTAAATAGGAAAGTAAACGGTTAGTGGCCTTAAAACTGTTGATATTAAACTGGGTAGGGTCACCTAGGCCGATGTTATCCGTTCCTGTAGCATCAGATGGAAAACTCTTGCCATGACTGGTAGTATTGGACATGGAGAATTTTTGAGTGGTCACTCCGGCCAATGCAGTAAGATGATGGTCTTCAAAGGTCTTATCATAAGTGGTAGTTAACTCCATCAGGTAGTTGGACTGACGCTCTTGCAAAATCGTTGCGATGCCACCATTGGCAAGGCCATCCAAGGTAGATCGATCGATATAGACATCTCTTCTCTGGTTGGTCACATCTGTACCAAAATTCACTTTTACAGACCACTCAGGAAGGATTTTATAGTTGGCATAAGTAACAGCCATATTGCGATACCGCTCGATCATCGCATTTTTACCATAGGCCAAGGCCAGGGGATTATCGATCGAAATATAAGGTGAAATCCTGTAGCGACCATCATCGCCATAAATGCTCAATGTCGGATCAAAATTATACGCTGCATACAAGGCTCCATTGTTTTCATTCACCCCAAAAGACTGGGCTGGCACTTGGTCATTTTCACTGAATGAAGTGTTCATGTTCAGTCCCACAGTCAAGCGGTCCGAAAATTTGGTTTCCAGATTTAGCCGTGCGCTGTACCGCTCAAAAGCAGAACTCTTGACCACTCCTTGCTGATTAAAGTAATTGAGCGCTGCGAAGTAATTGGTCTTTTCATTTCCTCCTGAAAAAGACAGGTTTTGATTGGTCACCGGAGCACTTGTACGGAAGAGTTCATCCTGCCAGTTGGTACCGCCATCTTCGATAACATCGACCGTCTGGTCTGCTATTCCGCCACCATCGGCAATGATACCGTTCATCACCATTTGGTATTCCTCAGCACTGAGCACATCCAATCTATTGGCGACATTCTGGACGCCCACATAGCCATCATAATTGATTCTCGTCTGCCCGGATTTACCTTTTTTGGTAGTCACCATGATCACGCCGTTGGCCCCTCTGGCACCATAAATGGCCGTTGCAGAAGCATCCTTTAAGATCTCGATGGACTCAATGTCATTAGGGTTTATAGCCGCCAAAGGATTGGTGGGAGATCTCGAATCAGGGTAATTTCCCCCACCACTGGTGGTCATCGACGAATTGTCAATGGGCAGTCCGTCAATCACGTACAAGGGTCCCGTACCTGCGTTTACAGAACTGGCACCCCGGATACTGATGGAGATCCCTCCTCCAGGTTCTGAACTGTTCTGTACCACATTGACGCCGGCAGCCTTGCCTTTCAGTAGTTGGTCCACGGAGGTATTGACGCCTTGGTTTTGCTCATCTGATCTCAAAGAAACCACCGAACCGGTCAAATCGCTCTTTTTCACGGTTCCGTATCCCACGACCACTACTTCTTCCAACGCTTGGGTATCTTCCTTCATGATCACATCAATGGTCGTCTGATTACCGATCTGGACCCGCTGGGTCTGAAAACCGATAAAGGAGAATATCAGCACATCGCCTTCTTCTGCTGTGAGCTGGTAATTCCCCTCCAGGTCCGTGACAGTACCTTTTCCCGAACTCTCGATCTTGACCGTCAGTCCGGGCAAGGCCATTCCCACCTCATCAACTACCTTTCCTTTAATGGTGATTTCAGCAGCCTCTTTGATCGCTACTTTCCCTTTATTCTCATTTTCACTTACGTGAATATTATTATTGATCTGCGTGAAGCTCAGGCCACTTTCTCGGGACAATACAACCAGTAAATCATATACAGAACCCGTGAATTTATCAGAGGCCATTTTTTGGTCGGTATCGACACCATTTGTATCAAATGTAAATCTGAAGTCAGTCTTACGCTCCAGGTCTTTCATAACTGCCTGCAGAGTCCGATCCTGCAGACGGACATCCACACGCACATCTTCAATGGTCTTCCGCTGAGCATTTGAGGTATTGGCCAGCAATACCGTGCAAAACACCAACTGGATAAGAAACCCATATAAAACTCTCATAGACATCTTTATTAATTGTCTCAGTATTTTTTTTTGCATAGTTTTAAATGTTTTAAGTGATTACTGCTTAAGCTTCCTGTCTGTACCGGCGAAAGTTCACGACAGGAAAAAATGTTGGCAGTGGGGAATTTACAGATTCCTTGCTGCCACTTTTTTCTAACTGGAATTGGGGATTTTCATAGTATTAGGGTTAGGTTATTGGGTTATTTTGTTTTTTGGTCCCTGAGTTATGGGCTTAATAAGTTCGCTGCTCGGGATTTGATACCCCGTCCATCTTTAATACTCGCATCTTGCTACGTGATACATTTCTATGTCTTGTTACGCTTGCTATCTGCCCTCCTAGCTCCTGCCTTTCATCAACTTGACCTGTTTTCCTTCCATTTTATAGTCGATACCAAGGGTCCTTTTGATTCCTTTCAGGACGTTTTCGAGTGATTCATTCTTATATTCTCCCGAATAGGCCCACGAACGCTTAATGCGGGGATCGCAGGTGACTTCCACTCCGTACCAGTCGCTGATCTTTTGGATGATTTCTTCTTTGTCTGACTTTCTGAAAACCAACACCTTGTCCTTCCACCCGGTGACTTCCAGTGAATCGAAACTCGTCAGGGATAACTTCCCGTTTTGATGGATACTAAGCATTTCTGTAGGTTTTAGGATAACTTGATTGCCTACTTCATCCTTTACCTTTACTTTGCCCGAAATCAATGCTACAGAAAGCTCACCGTTCATAGGGTTACGTACATTAAATGTCGTTCCC from Echinicola soli encodes the following:
- a CDS encoding SusC/RagA family TonB-linked outer membrane protein — its product is MRVLYGFLIQLVFCTVLLANTSNAQRKTIEDVRVDVRLQDRTLQAVMKDLERKTDFRFTFDTNGVDTDQKMASDKFTGSVYDLLVVLSRESGLSFTQINNNIHVSENENKGKVAIKEAAEITIKGKVVDEVGMALPGLTVKIESSGKGTVTDLEGNYQLTAEEGDVLIFSFIGFQTQRVQIGNQTTIDVIMKEDTQALEEVVVVGYGTVKKSDLTGSVVSLRSDEQNQGVNTSVDQLLKGKAAGVNVVQNSSEPGGGISISIRGASSVNAGTGPLYVIDGLPIDNSSMTTSGGGNYPDSRSPTNPLAAINPNDIESIEILKDASATAIYGARGANGVIMVTTKKGKSGQTRINYDGYVGVQNVANRLDVLSAEEYQMVMNGIIADGGGIADQTVDVIEDGGTNWQDELFRTSAPVTNQNLSFSGGNEKTNYFAALNYFNQQGVVKSSAFERYSARLNLETKFSDRLTVGLNMNTSFSENDQVPAQSFGVNENNGALYAAYNFDPTLSIYGDDGRYRISPYISIDNPLALAYGKNAMIERYRNMAVTYANYKILPEWSVKVNFGTDVTNQRRDVYIDRSTLDGLANGGIATILQERQSNYLMELTTTYDKTFEDHHLTALAGVTTQKFSMSNTTSHGKSFPSDATGTDNIGLGDPTQFNINSFKATNRLLSYLGRVNYTLKDKYLFTGTLRIDGSSRFGENNKYGYFPSGAFAWKVKEESFMQDLEALSTFKFRASWGQTGNQEIGNYLSISTFVPGPDAVFDDQKVSTTQPARIPNPDLKWETTEQWDIGLDFGLFRDRVFGSLDYFVKNTYDMLLYLPIPTSTGYTNRITNIGSVKNSGIEAAITSVNFDGEFTWTTTLNLATVKNEVTSLGGVDQIIGGSAGFANQIWMIKEGLPMYSFYGYQVDGVWQEGDDFDQTTDNVVPGDMKFRDINGDQTVNADDREVLGNSFPDFTYSIANTFEYKGFSLYVFFEGVHGISMLNNNLVDTYFPINFRRNKFAEPYLNRWTPENPSNEYPSFVNPTAQGQKEVNSYTIQDASYLRLNTLTLNYTIPMQSSTFRNAQVYITGTNLLTITDYDGVDPAVNPNGNANIRIDYNAYPTATSFLLGVKLGF